One Pullulanibacillus sp. KACC 23026 DNA segment encodes these proteins:
- a CDS encoding GNAT family N-acetyltransferase — MIQILKANPSHVSGIAKVCSEAYWATYKELRSEDYIKKIIKEFYNHERIQREVTETSREWGGYFVAVEENKVIGAIGGGMISDTAGEVFVLYLDPSRRNEGIGTMLLEVLTKQQKEEFHATEQWVSVAKGNQKGIPFYEAKGFSFKHEQNGYGNSEGETYRSLRYYRKI; from the coding sequence ATGATACAAATACTCAAGGCAAATCCCAGCCATGTATCCGGCATTGCCAAAGTTTGCAGTGAGGCTTATTGGGCCACTTACAAAGAGTTACGGAGCGAAGATTATATTAAAAAAATTATAAAAGAGTTCTATAATCATGAAAGGATCCAAAGGGAAGTAACGGAAACAAGCAGAGAATGGGGAGGCTATTTCGTTGCTGTTGAGGAGAACAAAGTAATCGGAGCAATTGGCGGCGGCATGATTTCTGATACGGCGGGGGAAGTGTTTGTTTTATACCTGGACCCGAGCAGACGCAATGAAGGAATCGGCACCATGTTGCTAGAAGTGCTTACAAAACAACAAAAAGAAGAGTTTCACGCCACCGAACAATGGGTGTCCGTAGCAAAAGGGAATCAAAAAGGCATCCCCTTCTATGAAGCAAAAGGCTTTAGTTTCAAACACGAGCAGAACGGATACGGCAACTCAGAAGGAGAAACCTACCGATCACTCAGATACTACCGCAAAATTTGA
- a CDS encoding GNAT family N-acetyltransferase: MSITFKKCTFEDLRTLQDISCETFNETFKDQNSPENMVAYLEEAFNSNQLEKEWSNRSSEFFLVYFNHEVAGYLKLNTNDAQSEDMGDESLEVERIYIKKQFQKQGLGKYLLMKAQEIALERKKKKIWLGVWEKNENAIGFYKKLGFVQTGTHPFYMGDEEQTDFIMSKTLG; the protein is encoded by the coding sequence ATGAGTATAACTTTTAAAAAATGCACCTTTGAAGATTTACGCACGTTGCAAGACATTAGTTGTGAAACTTTTAATGAAACATTTAAGGATCAGAATTCACCGGAAAATATGGTGGCCTATTTGGAAGAGGCTTTTAACTCAAACCAATTGGAAAAAGAATGGAGCAATAGGTCTTCGGAATTTTTCTTGGTTTATTTTAACCATGAAGTTGCTGGCTATTTAAAGCTTAACACCAATGACGCTCAGTCCGAGGACATGGGGGATGAATCCCTTGAAGTCGAGAGGATCTATATCAAAAAACAATTTCAAAAACAGGGGCTTGGCAAATATTTACTAATGAAGGCGCAAGAAATCGCGCTAGAACGTAAGAAAAAGAAAATTTGGCTGGGTGTATGGGAGAAAAATGAAAATGCCATTGGCTTTTATAAGAAGCTGGGATTTGTACAAACGGGAACTCATCCGTTTTATATGGGGGACGAAGAACAAACCGACTTTATTATGAGTAAAACACTTGGTTGA
- a CDS encoding macrolide family glycosyltransferase, translating to MSRALYFGLSGQGHLNPSIGLVKELVGRGEEIIYYGGDENQAKILKSGAQFRSLGFKKSRQDKREIQALLNPLERENRLLRYVARTLPMVLNQVKEEKIDYIIFDTQFVLGKMIAEQLRLPSISFCTTLAFSEKVRERIQGRRLEFTPDPALLEERRRLRESIQNQYRFSFPESIMFNTGDITLVCTSDYFQPDDGSFPDTFKFIGPSIVDRYDTGDFPIDKLKDRRVIYISMGTVVNEQPELYSHCLKAFADLEAWVVLSIGQKLNPEDLGPIPANFIVGNHVPQLEVLQHTDVFITHGGMNSTMEALYNNVPLVLNPIGADQPVVAKRVERLGAGLILDKSELNPFGLRKAVNAILEDEKYAVNASKIGDSLRRTGGYRQGADEIFALKKLKSIL from the coding sequence ATGTCACGCGCACTCTATTTTGGCTTGTCCGGGCAAGGCCATCTGAATCCGTCGATCGGTCTTGTTAAAGAACTCGTCGGTCGGGGAGAGGAAATCATCTATTATGGAGGGGATGAAAACCAAGCAAAGATTTTAAAATCGGGTGCTCAATTTCGTTCTTTAGGCTTCAAAAAATCAAGGCAGGATAAGCGGGAAATTCAGGCGCTATTAAATCCCTTAGAGCGGGAGAATCGATTACTCCGCTATGTAGCCAGGACGCTTCCTATGGTTTTAAATCAAGTGAAAGAGGAGAAGATCGACTACATTATTTTCGATACTCAATTTGTTTTGGGAAAAATGATCGCGGAACAGCTCAGGCTGCCAAGTATTTCATTCTGCACGACGCTCGCCTTCTCTGAAAAAGTACGCGAGAGGATTCAGGGCCGTAGACTTGAGTTCACCCCTGATCCCGCCCTCCTGGAAGAACGGAGAAGGCTGCGCGAGTCTATCCAAAATCAATACCGTTTTTCATTTCCTGAGTCCATCATGTTTAATACGGGTGACATCACGCTTGTGTGTACGTCGGACTACTTTCAGCCGGACGATGGGAGTTTTCCAGATACGTTCAAATTTATCGGGCCATCGATAGTGGACCGCTACGATACGGGTGATTTTCCAATCGACAAACTGAAGGACCGCCGTGTTATCTATATTTCGATGGGCACGGTTGTCAATGAACAGCCTGAGCTCTATTCCCATTGTTTGAAAGCCTTCGCTGATCTGGAGGCATGGGTTGTGTTATCGATTGGACAGAAGCTTAACCCGGAAGATTTGGGTCCAATCCCCGCGAATTTCATCGTAGGAAATCACGTGCCTCAATTGGAAGTTTTACAGCATACAGACGTCTTTATTACGCATGGCGGGATGAACAGCACGATGGAGGCGCTCTACAATAACGTGCCCCTTGTCCTGAATCCTATCGGCGCCGATCAACCGGTAGTTGCCAAACGGGTCGAGAGGCTTGGAGCAGGGCTTATTTTAGACAAGTCGGAATTAAATCCTTTTGGGTTGCGAAAAGCGGTCAATGCCATTTTAGAGGATGAAAAATATGCCGTGAACGCCTCTAAGATTGGAGATTCCTTAAGACGAACAGGCGGTTACCGTCAAGGAGCAGACGAGATCTTTGCACTTAAAAAGTTAAAAAGCATTCTCTAA
- a CDS encoding spore gernimation protein GerQ: MAQQLAAHEACDLHEIINFKTICLAHSKLIQGLVFDQDLKALMQKDVEQSIQALAELQAIYERAPFQAPVPESRPTPIIN; the protein is encoded by the coding sequence ATGGCACAACAACTGGCCGCTCATGAAGCTTGTGACCTACATGAAATCATTAATTTTAAAACCATTTGCTTAGCCCACTCCAAGCTCATACAAGGGCTTGTCTTTGATCAAGATCTGAAAGCACTCATGCAAAAGGATGTGGAGCAATCGATTCAGGCGCTTGCTGAACTCCAGGCGATTTATGAACGGGCGCCGTTTCAAGCCCCTGTTCCAGAAAGCCGACCCACGCCCATTATCAACTAA
- a CDS encoding spore coat protein has translation MNQDHLDPINALNVTELADTTFATDFLIRAKEGVRNLAVALTETASPDLRAVLRKQLMQGIAMHQEITDLMVSKKWFHPHELKEQYQLDQLSAKNTIMIGQMNLFPDETNRKGLFDRTPDEH, from the coding sequence ATGAATCAGGATCATTTAGACCCCATTAATGCGCTGAATGTGACCGAACTCGCCGATACGACATTTGCGACCGATTTTCTCATTCGAGCAAAAGAGGGGGTCAGGAACTTGGCTGTCGCTTTAACAGAAACGGCCTCGCCTGACCTTCGAGCTGTCTTGCGAAAACAGCTGATGCAAGGAATCGCAATGCATCAAGAGATTACGGATCTCATGGTCAGCAAAAAGTGGTTCCATCCTCATGAACTCAAGGAACAGTATCAGTTAGACCAGCTCTCGGCCAAAAACACCATAATGATCGGCCAAATGAACTTATTTCCGGATGAGACGAACCGAAAAGGCTTGTTTGACCGGACACCAGATGAACACTAA
- a CDS encoding zinc-dependent alcohol dehydrogenase — MKAVTYQGIKNIEVKEVEDPKIQKPDDMIIKVTSTAICGSDLHLIHGMIPNLQENYVIGHEPMGIVEEVGPGVTNVKKGDRVIIPFNIACGECYYCKNHLESQCDNSNDNGEMGAYFGFSGTTGGYPGGQAEYLRVPFANFTHFKIPETCEEPDEKLAVISDAMTTGFWSVDNAGVKDGDTVIVLGCGPIGLFAQKFCWLKGASRVIAVDYIDYRLEHAKRTNKVEVVNFKDYEFPGEHLKEMTKGGADVVIDAVGMDGKMTDLEFLASGLKLQGGAFSAFIMASQAVRKGGTIQVTGVYGGKYNGFPMGDIMNRNVNIRSGQAPVIHYMPYMFELVSTGKINPGDVISHVLPLSEAKRGYEIFDTKTDNCIKVLLKP, encoded by the coding sequence ATGAAGGCTGTTACGTATCAAGGAATAAAAAATATTGAGGTTAAAGAAGTCGAAGATCCAAAGATTCAAAAGCCCGACGATATGATCATAAAAGTCACAAGCACCGCTATCTGCGGGTCTGATTTGCATTTAATTCATGGAATGATTCCGAACCTTCAAGAAAACTACGTCATTGGGCACGAGCCGATGGGAATTGTGGAAGAAGTGGGACCAGGCGTGACCAATGTCAAAAAAGGTGACCGGGTCATTATTCCGTTTAATATTGCTTGCGGTGAATGCTATTACTGTAAAAATCACTTAGAGAGCCAATGTGACAACTCGAATGATAATGGCGAAATGGGCGCCTATTTTGGTTTTTCAGGAACGACGGGCGGTTATCCCGGTGGACAAGCGGAATATTTGCGCGTCCCTTTTGCAAACTTTACTCATTTTAAGATCCCTGAGACCTGTGAAGAACCGGATGAAAAATTAGCGGTAATTTCGGACGCCATGACGACTGGCTTTTGGTCAGTTGACAATGCTGGGGTAAAAGATGGAGACACCGTTATCGTATTAGGATGTGGTCCCATTGGCCTTTTTGCCCAGAAGTTTTGCTGGTTAAAAGGGGCCTCTCGAGTGATTGCGGTGGATTATATCGATTATCGCCTCGAACATGCCAAACGCACCAACAAGGTTGAGGTCGTCAATTTCAAGGATTACGAATTTCCTGGGGAGCATTTGAAGGAAATGACAAAAGGAGGGGCTGATGTCGTCATTGATGCCGTTGGAATGGATGGGAAAATGACTGATCTAGAATTCCTTGCGAGCGGTTTGAAGCTTCAAGGAGGAGCCTTCAGTGCCTTTATTATGGCATCCCAAGCCGTTCGAAAAGGCGGAACCATTCAAGTAACCGGTGTCTACGGCGGGAAATATAATGGTTTCCCAATGGGCGATATTATGAACCGCAACGTCAACATTCGCTCGGGACAGGCACCCGTCATCCACTATATGCCTTATATGTTTGAACTGGTCTCAACAGGTAAAATCAATCCAGGCGATGTCATCAGCCACGTGCTCCCACTCAGCGAAGCCAAACGCGGGTATGAGATCTTTGATACAAAAACAGATAATTGTATAAAAGTCCTATTAAAACCTTAA
- a CDS encoding spore coat protein, with amino-acid sequence MNPIVEKLTGMNVLTDQVIAMDLLNAAKSGVRNYAFAITESGTPEIKETLMRHLEEALDLHEQISNYLTKKGWYHAHEPNEQLILNLKNINTALNLPG; translated from the coding sequence ATGAACCCCATCGTCGAAAAACTAACCGGCATGAATGTCCTAACCGACCAAGTCATCGCCATGGATTTATTAAATGCTGCAAAAAGCGGAGTCCGCAACTACGCATTTGCCATAACCGAATCCGGAACACCTGAAATAAAAGAAACCCTCATGCGTCACCTAGAAGAAGCCCTCGACCTGCACGAACAAATCTCCAACTACTTAACAAAAAAAGGCTGGTACCACGCCCACGAACCCAACGAACAACTCATCCTCAACCTAAAAAACATAAACACCGCACTAAATCTCCCAGGTTGA
- a CDS encoding protein phosphatase 2C domain-containing protein — MNEFSWVGSQKHYIDELNVLEFSNNMVIGRFGGNSSAGQYKNEDGCLIWADEDWEFVILLDAHNTAQSAELIISTIKYNQEKLIDLLNLRINQAFHEVNNFLLSVFSSKEFREECQKIKGETACLIVCRKGRYIFWLSIGDCALYLNHPELSALGEYQQNHRSFYEWIGQVSAFNYSIPCFSTGIKEMRKGKTQLFLTTDGLLECPNANLSSPKDIFHMIESVPIKEGVIALLNKIKEKNVRDSTTIISWEVINTDDALMPSDIGSKKP; from the coding sequence ATGAATGAGTTTTCGTGGGTAGGCAGCCAAAAACATTACATTGATGAATTAAATGTTCTGGAATTCAGCAACAATATGGTAATTGGTCGGTTTGGAGGCAATTCTTCAGCGGGACAATACAAGAATGAAGATGGATGTTTGATTTGGGCAGATGAAGATTGGGAATTTGTTATTTTACTTGATGCTCATAACACGGCTCAAAGTGCTGAATTGATTATTTCCACTATAAAATATAATCAAGAGAAGCTGATTGATTTATTGAATTTAAGGATCAATCAGGCTTTTCATGAGGTTAATAACTTCCTACTATCTGTATTCTCAAGTAAGGAATTTAGAGAAGAATGTCAAAAAATAAAGGGAGAAACGGCTTGTTTAATTGTGTGTAGAAAAGGGCGATATATCTTTTGGTTATCGATTGGCGATTGTGCTCTCTATCTAAATCACCCTGAGCTCTCCGCTTTAGGTGAATATCAACAGAACCATAGAAGCTTTTATGAATGGATCGGTCAAGTAAGTGCCTTTAATTATTCCATACCTTGTTTTAGTACAGGTATAAAAGAAATGAGAAAAGGAAAAACACAACTATTTTTGACAACAGATGGATTGCTTGAATGCCCGAATGCCAACTTGAGTTCACCAAAAGATATATTCCATATGATTGAATCTGTTCCAATTAAAGAAGGTGTTATTGCCTTGTTAAATAAAATAAAAGAGAAAAATGTTCGAGATAGCACCACAATCATTTCTTGGGAAGTCATTAACACAGACGATGCGCTCATGCCCAGTGATATAGGTTCTAAAAAACCATAA
- a CDS encoding HIT family protein, translating into MDQDCFICNKHKGMIKTAGTTIYEDDYVYVGHIDKSGQPNYLGHIMIDLKRHVPTLAEMTTEEATAFGVIMARVSRALKESEKAEHIYALVSGNSVPHLHLHLVARYPNTPEEFWGPMAVYGWEEAPMGGNEQVIELCERIKSFLETEDDRSEKG; encoded by the coding sequence ATGGACCAAGATTGCTTTATTTGTAATAAGCATAAGGGAATGATTAAAACAGCGGGAACAACTATTTACGAAGATGACTATGTGTATGTTGGCCATATTGACAAAAGTGGACAGCCCAATTACTTAGGTCACATAATGATCGATTTAAAAAGGCATGTTCCAACTCTTGCTGAGATGACAACGGAAGAGGCAACGGCCTTTGGTGTTATTATGGCAAGAGTAAGCAGGGCCTTAAAGGAAAGTGAAAAGGCGGAACACATTTATGCGCTTGTTTCAGGTAATTCGGTCCCCCATTTACATCTGCATTTGGTCGCCCGTTACCCTAATACACCTGAGGAATTTTGGGGTCCAATGGCCGTCTACGGTTGGGAAGAGGCGCCAATGGGAGGAAATGAACAGGTTATTGAACTTTGCGAACGGATAAAAAGTTTTTTGGAGACTGAAGACGATCGAAGTGAAAAGGGATGA
- a CDS encoding FadR/GntR family transcriptional regulator, with the protein MELQRTRRASLVEQVVQQMEELIESGEWEVGSRIPNELSLSKQLGVSRNTIREAVRALVYSGLLTVKQGDGTFVHSNSALEGVLMRRLTRTDITETLEVRFALEQEAAQLAALRRTNEELEALRKVHKDLISINVETNGKDYIEADLTFHSLVVKSSHNQLLIDLYDSIMQSVRESISGTIGKIERFDPHPTFNQQLIEAIAQKKTEAASRIVRDYIQATQTAWEELGGEK; encoded by the coding sequence ATGGAACTTCAAAGAACAAGACGTGCTTCACTTGTGGAGCAGGTGGTCCAACAGATGGAAGAGTTGATTGAATCGGGTGAATGGGAAGTTGGTTCACGAATCCCTAATGAATTAAGTCTTTCTAAGCAACTAGGGGTGAGCCGAAATACAATTAGAGAAGCGGTCCGCGCGCTTGTCTATTCTGGTCTTTTAACTGTCAAACAAGGTGATGGCACATTTGTTCACTCAAACAGTGCCCTCGAGGGAGTCTTGATGAGGCGACTTACACGAACGGATATCACAGAAACTCTGGAAGTCCGTTTTGCGCTTGAACAAGAAGCGGCGCAATTGGCAGCCTTAAGAAGAACGAATGAGGAGCTTGAAGCGTTGCGGAAGGTGCACAAAGACCTCATTTCGATCAATGTGGAAACGAATGGAAAAGACTACATTGAGGCAGATCTTACGTTTCACAGCCTTGTTGTCAAAAGCTCCCACAACCAGTTATTGATTGATTTATATGATTCGATCATGCAATCGGTTCGAGAATCAATAAGCGGTACGATTGGAAAAATAGAGAGGTTCGATCCTCATCCTACTTTTAATCAACAACTCATTGAAGCTATCGCTCAGAAAAAAACGGAGGCTGCGAGCCGCATTGTCCGTGATTATATTCAGGCCACTCAAACTGCTTGGGAGGAATTAGGAGGAGAAAAATGA
- a CDS encoding MFS transporter has product MTQPFNQAKGTAIRRASRAGLVMLVLDVLLVAANLRAPITGLSPLIDDIRQATGIGNALAGLLTTLPLLAFAVFSLIAPKLARRIGIERTLYMGLILIAFGLIFRFLAPVWMLFVGTVFAGVGIAMGNVLLPGLIKRDFPDNVGIMMGAYAVVMNGIAALASGISVPLADELGLGWHGALSIWLLLTVVTLLIWIPQLRLQHKPSASASLNGKGMWRSSLAWQVTFFMGLQSLMFYTMIAWLPSILKVEGFSESTAGWLLSLMQFVSLPTSFLTPIIAGRFKGQRSLVTVIEIGLLISFLGLLIGNTWVSVISVLIFGFVGGASFSLATMFFVLRTKTSHQSAELSGMAQSIGYLLAAIGPTLIGLIHDITTSWSVPLILLVITAILFWLAGMGSGKNTYVE; this is encoded by the coding sequence ATGACACAACCATTTAATCAAGCAAAAGGTACAGCCATACGACGTGCATCTCGTGCGGGACTGGTTATGCTAGTTCTGGATGTTTTACTAGTCGCGGCTAATCTGCGGGCTCCGATAACAGGATTAAGTCCATTAATTGATGATATTCGTCAGGCAACGGGTATTGGGAATGCCTTAGCGGGATTACTGACCACATTGCCTTTACTTGCTTTTGCCGTATTTTCGCTGATTGCGCCGAAATTAGCAAGGCGTATCGGTATTGAAAGAACTTTATATATGGGATTAATTTTAATTGCTTTTGGCCTTATTTTTCGATTTTTGGCACCCGTTTGGATGTTATTTGTCGGAACGGTCTTTGCCGGAGTGGGGATCGCGATGGGAAATGTTCTCTTACCCGGCCTGATTAAGCGTGATTTTCCTGATAATGTTGGGATTATGATGGGGGCTTATGCGGTTGTCATGAATGGGATTGCTGCGCTGGCATCCGGAATCAGTGTCCCGCTAGCCGATGAATTAGGTCTTGGCTGGCACGGCGCACTGTCTATATGGCTACTATTAACAGTGGTGACTTTATTGATATGGATTCCGCAATTACGCTTGCAACATAAACCATCCGCTTCAGCATCGCTTAACGGAAAAGGGATGTGGCGGTCTTCCTTGGCTTGGCAAGTGACCTTTTTCATGGGATTACAGTCCCTCATGTTTTACACGATGATTGCTTGGCTGCCTTCTATTTTAAAAGTTGAAGGGTTTAGTGAATCCACCGCTGGATGGCTTTTATCCCTTATGCAATTTGTCAGTTTGCCTACATCATTTCTGACACCTATTATCGCTGGGCGTTTTAAAGGACAGAGGAGTCTTGTCACCGTAATAGAGATCGGCCTTCTTATCAGTTTCTTGGGGCTTTTGATTGGGAATACCTGGGTTAGTGTTATAAGTGTTCTGATCTTCGGATTCGTGGGAGGGGCAAGCTTCAGTCTAGCAACAATGTTCTTCGTATTACGCACCAAAACGTCCCATCAATCAGCCGAATTATCAGGAATGGCCCAATCGATCGGTTACTTACTAGCCGCCATCGGACCCACCTTGATTGGCCTCATTCACGACATCACCACCAGCTGGTCCGTCCCACTCATACTCTTGGTCATCACAGCCATCCTATTCTGGCTCGCCGGAATGGGCTCCGGAAAAAACACCTATGTAGAATGA
- a CDS encoding YjcZ family sporulation protein → MAYAGGGMGAGFALIVVLFILLIIVGTSYVY, encoded by the coding sequence ATGGCTTACGCAGGAGGCGGAATGGGAGCAGGTTTTGCTCTTATCGTTGTGTTGTTCATTCTTTTGATCATCGTAGGTACTTCATATGTCTACTAA